A stretch of Henckelia pumila isolate YLH828 chromosome 4, ASM3356847v2, whole genome shotgun sequence DNA encodes these proteins:
- the LOC140862899 gene encoding uncharacterized protein — protein MRMFGLIADCTVAKDAWEALQEHCEETDSVRRTRLRFLNTKFENLRMDENETIADYDKRIRKITTEAFALREPITSENMVNKVLRSLPKRFNGKIWALEEVKDNSNMKMTELISILQVFEMNFTAQEKDKGKSIALQESKPSYEEYVQFHQEVLQSNLEDDLISLITKKFNDYLKKMKETKKSDQKLKATMFPNKPLRITGPKQSPRKPTDTPKPRLMLEGKKKKGMNTSLSDEESDEDEELEDEEDHTALSALLEIKKKFQVKEDLGKVKATLAEFNSSTTKLDSLLAMGRDDKAGLGFENSKFEEDYRQRSASKVLPKVLPTPSRSWYFDSGSSRHMTGSNKFLIDYVDQKSGRVNLWRRFKGKHCWKRNAECSWYKVI, from the exons ATGAGAATGTTTGGACTCATAGCTGACTGCACCGTTGCCAAGGACGCGTGGGaagctcttcaagaacactgtgaagaAACTGATAGTGTTAGAAGAACAAGATTGAGATTTCTAAACACAAAATTTGAGAATctcaggatggatgagaatgaaactattgctgattatgataagaGAATTAGGAAGATAACTACAGAGGCTTTTGCTCTTAGAGAACCTATTACTAGTGAGAatatggtgaacaaggttcttcggTCTTTGCCAAAGAGATtcaatgggaagatttgggcgCTTGAGGAAGTGAAAGACAACTCAAATATGAAGATGACAGAACTGATTAGCATCCTTCAAGTATTCGAGATGAATTTTACAGCACAAGAAAAGGATAAAGGGAAATCAATAGCCCTGCAAGAATCAAAGCCCTCATACGAGGAATATGTTCAATTCCATCAAGAAGTTCTTCAGTCTAATTTAGAGGATGATTTGATCTCACTCATCACTaagaaattcaatgattatctgaaaaAGATGAAAGAAACCAAGAAGTCTGACCAAAAGCTCAAAGCTACAATGTTTCCTAACAAGCCTTTGAGAATTACTGGACCAAAACAGTCACCAAGGAAGCCTACAgatactcctaagcctcgactGATGTTGGAAGGGAAGAAAAA GAAAGGAATGAATACATCCttgagtgatgaagagtctgatgaagatgaagaactGGAAGATGAAGAAGATCACACTGCTCTATCTGCCCTACTGGAAAtcaaaaagaagtttcaa GTGAAGGAAGATCTTGGGAAAGTTAAGGCCACACTGGCCGAATTCAATTCAAGCACAACCAAGCTTGATTCTTTACTCGCGATGGGAAGAGATGATAAGGCTGGACTAGGTTTTGAGAACAGtaaatttgag gaagatTACAGACAGAGATCTGCTTCAAAGGTGTTacctaaggtgttgccaacaccctccC GTtcatggtactttgatagcggtagttcacgtcatatgacaggttccaaTAAGTTTCTCATTGATTATGTTGATCAGAAAAGTGGAAGAGTAAACCTAtggaggaggttcaaagggaaacattgttggaaaaggAACGCTGAATGTAGCTG gtacaAGGTCATCTGA